GCGGATGAAGTAAGGAGGATAGATGAAAGATATATCCTTCCGGCGGGTTTAAAACCCGTTCAAAAAGAAAATGATGTGCTTATTCAGGAATATAAAAAAAATGGAAAAAGTTATTTTGATATCGCGGTACCTTTAAAAGCGAAGCTTGGTATGGATGAACACATGATAGGAGAGGTTCATCTTACGGTTTCAACGCAGATAATAACCGAGAGCGTGGCCGTGGCTTCTGTTAAAGTCGCCCTTATTACTATAATAGGGCTTATAGCAGGGATACTTTTTACGGTACTGCTGGTAAACTTTATGGTAAAACCAATAAAGCAGCTTGTAAAAGGCGTTAATAAAATAGGGGAAGGAAATTATGATGTGGTAATTCCCACCAGGTCGCATGATGAAATAGGCGATTTGACGAAAGCTTTTAATTCCACAGCCAAAAGCCTTAAGGAAAAAGAACTTTTAAAAGGCGCGTTTTCCACTTATGTGTCGGACAAAGTCATGCAGCAGGTTTTAAAAGACCCTAACAAACTGCAGCTTCACGGAATTAAGGTAAAAGCCACAATGATGTTTACCGATATCAGGGGATTTACATCAATGTCTGAAAATCTTCAGCCGGAAGAGGTTGTAAGCGTAATAAATGAGTATCTGACACTGCAGACTGATAAAGTTTTTAAATTTGAAGGGCTTCTTGATAAGTTTGTGGGAGACTGTGTAATGGCTGTATATGGCGTGCCTTTTCCCAAGCCGGATGACGCATACCGCGCCGTAAGGACAGCAATGGCTATAAGGGAAGGCGTGGAAAAACTTAATGTGATAAGAAAAAGAAGAAACATGATAGTGGTTCAGATAGGTATTGGGGTTAATACCGGCGATGTGGTTTCCGGAAACATGGGTTCGCCGCAGAAAATGGATTATACCGTAATAGGCGACAATGTAAACCTTGCCGCAAGGCTTGAAGCAAACGCTCCCGGCGGGCAGGTATGGGTAAGCGAAAGCACATATCTTGAGACAAAAGATTATATTGAATATGAAGAACTGGCGCCTATAATGGTTAAAGGAAAAAAGGAGCCGGTAAAAGTTTACAGCCCAAAAACTGTTATAATGGAATATCCAAAAGAACTGCTGGAAAAGGATAATAATGGAGCTTAAAAAAGACATATTAAAAACAGTTACCAGATACGCCCAGGCAGGCGAATGGGCTAAGGTTATAGCAGAGTATGAAAAACTGCTTCAAATTGAACCGGATGACATTAATGTCCATAATTCAATAGGTGATGCTTTTTCCAAAATGGGCGAAGACAGAAAAGCGTTTGAACATTATCTGCGCGTGTTAAATGACCCGCAGACAAAGGCAAACCCCACAAAAATGGCGTTTTTAAACAAGAAAATATCAAAACTTGACCCAAAAAAGTTTGACCTTGACGGCAAAGCGCTTCACGAAACCATTTCCAAATCGGTTAAAGCAAAGGATATGTTTGAAAAACAGGAAGGCGGGGATGCTTCTGCCCTGCCGGCGCTTAAAGAGGCGCTTGCAAACGATAAAATGAACCCTGAACTGTTCATGATGTTAGGCGAGGTTTATGAAAAGCAGACAGACATTGGAAACGCCATAGAATCTTATGTTAAGGCGTTAAGGATATATGTGGAAAAAAATAACAGCGGTAAAGGGCTGGAGCTTGCGAAAAAAATAATGAACCTGCAGAAAGAAAACACCGATGCTCTGGCAATGATTGCGGAAGATATGGTAAAAAACGGCAAAAAAGAAGAAGCTGAAGAGATGTTTAAGGATGTACTTATAAATTTAGCGGAAAAAAACCTTGTGGCAGAAGGTAAGGGTGTTTCAAAAAGGGCCATGGAGCTTGGGATAACATACGGCGAGCAGTTTTTTTCCTATTTTCTTTTTAAAGACGGAAAATATGAAGAAGCCAGAAAAATTCTGGAAAAAAAATATTCACTTACGCTTGAAGAAAAACTTCTGCTTGGAAAAATATGCTACAAGATGAACGATTTTGAAAAAGCAAAATCTGTTTTTCTTTCGATGGACCCTGCAATAATAAATGAAAGCGAAGAACTGCTTGATCAGATAGGCGATGTTTTTCTTAAACTAAGGGAGTTAAAGACCTCTTCGGAATATTATATGAAAGTGGTGCGTATGCTTAAAAGCCAGGGAGACCTGGATCATGCCATGCTTGCCGCCAATAAAGTATTAAATGTGGACGGCGATAATATAGAAGTACACGAAATTCTGACAGATATATATACAAAAAAACAGATGAAAAACAAGCTTATAGATTCCCTTACAAAACTGGCGTCGCTTTATGACGCCGCGCACAGGACGCAGGACAGCATGAGCGCCAAAAATATGCTTAATAAGCTGAAAATGCTTTAGCGCATGAAGCCGTTTGACTGTGAAACCTGCGGTTTAAAGATTAAAGATAATCAGGCCGTTGTCAGGTGGCATTATGATAAAGAAAAAAAATCCGCGGATACTTTTCAGATAGTCCATCCAAATACGGTATGTTCAGATTCCAAAGAAGGTTTTTTTAACCGGTCGCTTGAACTGATGTATGTTTTTGGAAAGATGCCGGAGTTTATAAAGTACATTTCAAGGTTAAAACACGATAAAAAAGAGCTTAAAAGGTTTGTGGACCGTATTGAAAAAGGGCGCAGTTACATAAGGCGGCACAACGCGGATAAAAACGAAATTAAAAAGCTGATAATAAGGCTTGAAGGGCTGGAATGATAATGGAATGCAAAGAGGCAAGAAAAAAACTTAATGATTATTCAAAAGGATATATTA
This Candidatus Goldiibacteriota bacterium DNA region includes the following protein-coding sequences:
- a CDS encoding tetratricopeptide repeat protein, with the protein product MELKKDILKTVTRYAQAGEWAKVIAEYEKLLQIEPDDINVHNSIGDAFSKMGEDRKAFEHYLRVLNDPQTKANPTKMAFLNKKISKLDPKKFDLDGKALHETISKSVKAKDMFEKQEGGDASALPALKEALANDKMNPELFMMLGEVYEKQTDIGNAIESYVKALRIYVEKNNSGKGLELAKKIMNLQKENTDALAMIAEDMVKNGKKEEAEEMFKDVLINLAEKNLVAEGKGVSKRAMELGITYGEQFFSYFLFKDGKYEEARKILEKKYSLTLEEKLLLGKICYKMNDFEKAKSVFLSMDPAIINESEELLDQIGDVFLKLRELKTSSEYYMKVVRMLKSQGDLDHAMLAANKVLNVDGDNIEVHEILTDIYTKKQMKNKLIDSLTKLASLYDAAHRTQDSMSAKNMLNKLKML
- a CDS encoding adenylate/guanylate cyclase domain-containing protein, with product MAEKKTVKKKNKGLKISLGAKFSFLVGLLFAGIMTVVTVFIYNHESDVLSNQIKQRGTAIAVNLANNASEALTNDDELTLSKLAREAVQETKFDETQMELYDRVIKILKEDIIEQKKKEIIKNEGIMEAVVVKKDGNIASADEVRRIDERYILPAGLKPVQKENDVLIQEYKKNGKSYFDIAVPLKAKLGMDEHMIGEVHLTVSTQIITESVAVASVKVALITIIGLIAGILFTVLLVNFMVKPIKQLVKGVNKIGEGNYDVVIPTRSHDEIGDLTKAFNSTAKSLKEKELLKGAFSTYVSDKVMQQVLKDPNKLQLHGIKVKATMMFTDIRGFTSMSENLQPEEVVSVINEYLTLQTDKVFKFEGLLDKFVGDCVMAVYGVPFPKPDDAYRAVRTAMAIREGVEKLNVIRKRRNMIVVQIGIGVNTGDVVSGNMGSPQKMDYTVIGDNVNLAARLEANAPGGQVWVSESTYLETKDYIEYEELAPIMVKGKKEPVKVYSPKTVIMEYPKELLEKDNNGA